The following proteins are co-located in the bacterium (Candidatus Blackallbacteria) CG13_big_fil_rev_8_21_14_2_50_49_14 genome:
- the alr gene encoding alanine racemase, with protein MIVTSLPRKYYSKWTEIDLSALEHNLKRLQNACQPASAQIMAVVKANAYGHNVSQIAPALFQQGITHYGVATLGEALHLKQLLPQAEHILILGALSVSQYRLALEEGFALMLHTLAHLPILEDLARAIGRPAEAHLKVDTGMGRVGILPTEMGAALDQLALTEWVNLRGICSHLATSDRPACPHIHRQIQIFNEVLSYARSHLREPEALIYHLANSDAVFQYPEAHYNLVRPGISLYGYGGAQGTGLKPVLALKAQITQLKDVPAGTALGYGRSFITARPSRIGVIALGYADGLNRLLSNQQEILVKGQRLPLVGRISMDQCTVDLTDLQQTIEVGETVTFIGQEGDETITAQDWADKIGTIPYEVLTGLGTRLPRWAAE; from the coding sequence ATGATTGTAACTTCCCTGCCCCGCAAATACTACAGCAAGTGGACGGAGATTGATCTGTCTGCTTTAGAGCATAACCTCAAAAGGCTTCAAAACGCTTGCCAGCCTGCTTCTGCCCAAATCATGGCAGTGGTTAAAGCCAATGCCTATGGGCACAATGTCTCCCAAATCGCCCCAGCTCTGTTTCAGCAGGGTATCACCCATTATGGCGTGGCGACCTTGGGAGAGGCACTGCATCTCAAGCAATTGCTGCCCCAGGCGGAACATATTCTGATTCTGGGAGCCTTGAGCGTTTCTCAGTACCGTCTAGCCCTGGAAGAGGGCTTTGCCCTGATGCTGCACACCCTGGCCCATCTGCCCATTCTTGAAGATTTGGCCCGTGCGATTGGCCGCCCGGCTGAAGCACATCTCAAAGTTGATACCGGTATGGGCCGGGTGGGCATTCTGCCGACAGAAATGGGAGCAGCACTTGATCAACTGGCCCTGACCGAATGGGTGAATCTGCGCGGAATCTGCTCGCACCTGGCAACCTCTGATCGGCCCGCCTGCCCCCATATTCACCGCCAGATTCAGATTTTTAACGAGGTTTTGAGCTATGCCCGAAGCCATTTGCGTGAGCCTGAAGCCTTGATCTACCATCTCGCCAACAGTGATGCGGTCTTTCAATACCCTGAGGCCCATTATAATCTGGTGAGACCGGGCATTTCACTCTATGGCTATGGCGGCGCACAGGGAACCGGTTTAAAACCCGTCCTGGCACTCAAAGCCCAAATTACCCAGTTGAAAGATGTACCCGCAGGAACGGCCCTGGGCTACGGGCGCAGCTTTATCACAGCCCGCCCCAGCCGGATTGGCGTGATTGCCCTGGGCTATGCCGATGGCCTCAACCGCCTGCTTTCAAATCAGCAGGAGATTTTGGTCAAGGGCCAACGCCTGCCGCTGGTGGGGCGCATTTCAATGGATCAATGCACGGTTGATTTGACGGATTTGCAGCAGACGATTGAAGTGGGCGAAACCGTGACCTTTATCGGCCAAGAAGGCGATGAAACCATCACAGCCCAAGACTGGGCCGATAAAATCGGCACGATTCCCTATGAGGTGCTGACTGGATTGGGAACC